The Chryseobacterium phocaeense genome includes the window TCATTAGACCTTTATGGAAATGATTTTCTTCCTTCTGTGAATGTTACCCATAATACGAATCTGGAATATATCGGTCTTCAGTCTCTGCCACTGATCTCACAGGTGAATACAACCGCCAATACCCAGTTAAAAAGTGCTTATTTTAATAATTGCCCGCAAATTACCCAGCTGGATTTTTCAGGTGCTTCTGCTTTTCAGTATATGACCTTATGGAATATGCCCAATCTCACTTCTGTTAATGCTAGAAACGGCTCCATTGAAGAGGGATTTGATTTTATGAATTACAACAGTAACCTTTCAGTTTGTGTAGATAATGCCCAGCTGAATGATGTTCAGGCGATGTATCCCGATATTTCATTTACTACCAATTGCGGAAATTTTTTAGCAGCTAAAAAGAACGATATTAAAAAGACCGGAATCACCATTGCTCCCAATCCTGTAAAAGATTTTATGACTGTAAAATCTGAGGACCCTTTAAAAAATGTAAAAATTTTCGATACCCAGGGAAGAATTGTTTTCAATCAGGAATTCAATGATGAAGTGGTTAGAATTAATCTTTCGGCACATCCGGCCGGAAGCTATATTGTGAACATAAAAACCGGTACCACAGAAGTTACGGGAAAAATTATAAAAGAATAATAATTGAATCCTGATAAAAAAATAGCTGCAGTTATTCTTTAATTACAAAAACTTAGAACACAAAACCATAGAATCATCTATGGTTTTTGTTTTATATTTGTTCTACTCATTTAATCCCAAAAACTTTCAGATATGAAATTCGGACAAGTAGAAGACCCGTCAAAAATAGATTTTACGCTTCCTAAAGATCATTCCAGAACCAAAGAAATTTTAAATCAGAATACAAAAGGACTGGAAAATATTTCAATAGGCTGCGCAAAATGGAATAAAACCGACCTTAAAGGATTTTATCCCAAAGGAACAAAGGACGAACTGACCTATTACGCCAAACAATTTAATTCTATTGAGCTGAATGCTACTTTCTACGGAATGCCTACCCCGGAACAGGTGGAAGTATGGAAAGAAAAAACGCCCGACCATTTTAAATTCTTCCCAAAAATCACCAATACGGTTTCGCATTTCAGAAGGCTGATAGATGTAACTGAACCGGTAACGAGCTTTGCTTCTGCTGTAATGAACTTTGACCAGAAACTTGGGATGGCGTTTTTGCAGCTTCATGATAATTTCAAACCTAAAGATTATGACAGGCTGGAAAAATTTGTGAAAGACTGGCCAAAAGAAGTTCCCCTGGCCATTGAACTCAGAAATACCGAATGGTTTACAGATGAGGAAATATTCAATACAACCTGTGAACTTTTTGAAGCGCATAACATCACCAACATTATTGTAGACACAGCCGGAAGAAGGGATATGCTTCATATGCGGCTTACCACTCCCCATGCATTTGTCCGCTACGTAGGTGCCAATGCTGAAAGTGATTATGAAAGACTGGACGACTGGATGGAACGTCTGACAAAATGGAAAAAAGAAGGAGTACAAAATATTTATTTCTTCGTTCACCAGAACATTGAAAAAGCGTCTCCACTGCTTTCCGCTTATTTTATAAAAAAAATGAATGAGGAATGGAAAACGGATCTCCATGTCCCGCAAATGGCTACTGACAATAACGGAACCTTATTCTAAGCCTTGTAAAAAAAAGCTGCATTTTCTCATAAATCTTCCAAAAACCTTCTTAAAAAGTAGCTTTTATGGAAAATTATTAGTAATTTAGGGAATACTGCTATTCATCATATGAATGACAGTGCTTAAAATACAAGATGTCATGGAAAAAGAAATTTGCACAATAAGCATTGCAAGCAACTGGCTGGGCGATGAATATACATTTTACGAAGATCACAGAATAAAAAGGGTCTATGATAATCACAGCCTGAGTGCCAACCGCACAGAATGGCTGAAACCTCATGAGATCAGTAAACAAAATAAAGATAAGCTGATCAAAAGCTGTCCTGAAGAACTCAAGGAGCAGATAATGCATATCCTGGACTATCCTTAAATAAATAAGTAATGAGTAATGGGTAATAAGTAATTTCGTGTTACTCATTACCTGCTGCTGATTTACGTCTTTCTTTTCGAAGCAGCAGGGCAAGATTAAGAAAAATAAGCAGAAAATCAAGGCAGATCCAGATTCCCAGTTTTGAATTTTCGTAATTATAGGCATCTACGGTCTTTTTGGCAGTTCCGGAAAGTTTCACACTCTGGTTGATGTAGTTGTTAACTTCTACAATCTGGTCAATATTTTTGTTGGGAACTGCATGCTGGGAGAAATACACCATATTCTTTCCAAGATATCCTATGATCCAGTATTCCTCGGACTTATCCATTTTAAGGTATTCTATCCTGTAATATTCCGGACGGATTTTACCGATATGTTTTGGTTCCAGATTGCCGTCTTTTCCCGTATCCACTTTGATAAGGTAAAAATCAAGGGTCTGCGGAAGCTTATTCACCACCTGCAGTCCCACTGAATTATCGACAAAGCCTACCGCACTTTTTTTGATGAACCAGTACGTAAAAAAGGAGATAGAAAAGATCATGGTGACAATGCGAAACAGTTTCGCCCATTTTGCCATCCTTCCTGATTTTACTTTGAAGCAAACCAGAGAAAGAACACAAGCCCAGAAGATGACAAAAATGATAAATACCATACTGCAAAGATACTGATTTCACCCGAGTCCGGATGAAGCATTCTGTTTAATAATATTATTAGGAAGTTGGAAGAGGGAAGCCGGACGTTATTGAAGTCCAAAGACGGAACTTTACGATAGTATTATCAATTTTTCCAAATTGTGACATCAAATTTTAAGCTTGTTGTTTAATGTTAACGTCTGATAGAACTTCTAACTTCCCTCTTCCTGTCTCCAGCCTTAAGGTTTCGCTAATCAACATTCCATTCTTTGTAAAACTGATCAAGGAATCCCAGCATATAATCATGCCTTTCCTGGGCCAGCTCCTTTCCTTTAGCTGTATTCATCAGGTCTTTTAAAAGCAGGAGTTTTTCGTAGAAATGGTTAATAGTACTCCCGTTGGATTTTTTGTATTCATCTTTAGACATATTCAGGCTGGGCTGGGTTTCAGGATCATACATCGGGTTATTTTTAAAGCCTCCGAAATTGAATGTCCTTCCTATTCCAATAGCACCAATGGCATCTATACGGTCGGCATCCTGTACGATTTTAAGCTCAACCGGTAGTTCTGCAGGAGCTTCGCCTCTGTTTTTAAACGAAATATTTTTAATAATAAATAAAACTTTTTCTATAACTTCTTCGGAAATCTGCTGTTCTTCCAGAAATGCTCTGGCTATTTTTGGGGCGATGGTTTCGTCACCATTATGGAATTTCGGATCTGCAATGTCATGAAGCAGCGCGGAAAGCTCTACGACTTCCTGGTTACAGTCTTCTGTTGCCGCAATTTTTTTTGAAAGTTTCCATACCCTTTCAATATGATACCAGTCATGCCCTGCTTCAGCTCCTTCCAGTTTTTCTTTTACAAATGCTACGGTGTTTTCGATCGTATTTTTCATGTATCTTTCAGTTCGTTTAAAATAATGTTCCAGAGTTTTTTGTTATAGCTTCTAAAAAAATTGATATGACCGATCTCTTTTTTATCAGACTCGGAGGTCTTTACCAGTCTGTATGAAGGTTTAAGATTAGGATAGGTATTGTTTAAAAGGCTTAATACTCCTTTTTCAGTCAGCCATACATCATCTTCTGCCCGGATCACAAAGACTTTCTGTGTCAGATTTTTAGAATAGTCATCTATTTTTTCCAATAGCCTGTTGGTAGATTTCCTGTTTAAAATTAAGGTTCTCCAGTCATATGCGCAATTTTTTGGAAGAATTTCTCCCAAACCGAACCACTGAGCCGGGAAATACCCTAATAATCCGGTAGTTAGCGGCTGAACAATTCCAAAACCCAAATACGCTTCAATTTTTGTCCGGAACTTGAGGTTTCCTACAAACGCATTCTGTGTTCCCACGAAAATAAATTCATCAAAGATGTCAGAATCTTCGTTCATTCCAAGGATTAACGCGCCCACGGAGTGCCCAAGACAATACTTTTTATATTCCGGAAATTCTTTTTTGATGTATTGTGTTACTGTTTTATAGTCTTCAGAACCCCAAATCCTCATGGACGCCCTGAAACCTTTCATATTTTCAGGTTTCGATAGCCCGATTCCCCTATAATCATACGAAATAACCGTAAACCCATGTTCTGAAAAGAATTGGGCAAACGAGAAATACACATGCTGCTTCACTCCGGTTGCAGAATTGATCAGCAGCAGCTTTCCGTTACTGTTCTCCGGTCTGAAAAGATGAACCGCAAGAGGTACATGGTCTTTTGTAATGAGTTCCCGTTTTTCCATAAGATGAAAATAAAAAATCCACTATAAAAGTGGAGATTTTACTTATATTTTTATGTTAAGTTTCTGCTTTTCGATATGTGGCAAATAGCTTTAGGAAAAGAAATCGGACATTCTAGGAAGCCCTGTTTGTGATCCTTTTCCTCCGGAAACCCTTGAAGAAACTTCATTTCCGAATTTCACACAATCCTCGATAGAATTTCCATGGCAGAGCGCTATGGCAAATCCTGAAGTAAAGGCATCTCCCATCCCCATTTTGTAAACGGTTTCATCCTTATCATTTCTGTAATACTTCATTTCAGTTCCGTCAAAATAGATCGTAGAGTTGGTATCATCCCTTACAAACACTTTATTAAAGTATTTTTTAAGGATCTCCTCCCTTTGTTCTTCACCGAAAACCGTATGAAGCTCACTGCTTTTCGTCACGATAAAGTCTACATTATCAATAATTCCTTCATGTATTCTCATGGCTGGCGAAGCATAAAGCCCCACTTTTTTACCATATTTTTTGGCTTTTCTGATGGAGTATTCTACAACCTCCATCGCTACTTCAAGCTGAACAAGGATCAGGTCCACACTATGAAAATAGCGGTCTGCGTCTTCCACATGCTGTATGCTCAGCCTTTTATTAGCGGCAGGAACCACCACAATAGCGGCATTTCCATGACTCGTTGTTACATAAGCTGTTCCGGTAGACTCTGCATCAGTTTCGTGGACGAAGCCTACATTCACCCCTTCCCCTACCAGATTTCTCATGATCTGCTGCCCAAGAGGATCCATCCCCACACATCCGATAAAATAAACACTGGCCCCCAGTCTTGCGGTTCCTACCGCCTGATTGGCTCCTTTGCCTCCGAAATAGCTGTCTGAATTGACGGCCAAAACCGTTTCATTGGATTGGGGAATTTTTTCGGTTTCTAAGACAAGATCTATTGAGGAGCTGCCTACTACTATTATTTTGGGTTGTTCTGATGAGAAATTCATTGGTGTTTTATGTTGGTCTAATATAATACATTTAAGGAAACCTGATCCCAAAAATAAATAATTTAATTAACTTATCTCAATAAATTCTGTAATTATCTTCACCGGCTTGTGATCTTTGTCATACGCGATGTAGCTGGCGTAAAAACCTTCCCCGTAACCGGTCTCAAAAGCGAAGATAGTGCCCGGATGATTATCAGCCGGCTTTAGAAAAGCATATTGATCTATGGCTCCTTTTTCATCAAAGAAATAGTCGTGGAAAAATTCTTCATAGATTCCCATGAAATCTGCACCTTTGCTGTGGTACAGTCTTTTTTCCAGCTCGTTCAGGCTGTTTTGGGTGTCTACATCCATTAGGCATCCCATTCCGCTTTCCACCGGATATCCGAATACTTCTTCTTCGGCAAGATCTTTCACATCCTGACCTTCCGTAACGGCCATTTTCCACTCTGAAACCGCATGGTTACTGAAAATAACCTCTGCATAGGCTACACAGTTGCTTTCTCTTTCCTTATGCAGCAAAACAGAAAAATTCCCTTTCGGAAATTCTGTAGAAAACGGAAGCATATCATTGGTGATCAAAGGATCACAGGCGACCAGCTTTCCACTTGAAAGGTAGAGTTTCCCAACTTCGAAGCTTTCCAGTAATGGGCTTTCCACGAAGTTTTTTGAGAATAGTTTTTTTATATTTTCCAGGTGTGTCATCTTAATTTTAATTAGTCCTCACCACTCAATGTGATGTATACATTTTCATTCCCTACATTTTGACAAAATAGAATATCGTTCATTTCATCTTCCGGGCTTTCAATAATCAAAAGCTGATAGATTTTAGGGTCATTAGCCATTTCAATATTTTCTGTGGAAGTAATTTTAACAGATATTGCCAAACTTGAATTTAAAACAATATTTATATAATTATTTTCTTTCATACTTCCATCCAGCAGTTCTCCAATAAGATAAAACTCTTTTTTCCGCCTGATTGTAAAACTACTAATGACCCTAAAAGTCCCAACTTTATCTTTAAAGTTCATTACAAACTTTTCAGTTTCTCTTCTAAAATAGCAATTTTATCCTGCGCATCTTTCTGTTTTTTGCGTTCTGCATCTACCACCTCAGGCTTAGCATTGGCAACAAACTTTTCATTTGAAAGTTTCTTTTCTACAGAGATCAGGAATCCTTTTAAATAAGCTACTTCCTCTTCCGTTTTCTTTTTCTCTTCCGCTAAATCCAGGTTTTCGCTTAAAGGAATAGAAACTTCATTGGCTCCAACCAGGAAAGTAAAGCTTGGCTTATCAGTCTTTTCACCGAAATGAATTTCAGCAACATTGGCCAGCTTTCTGATCACGGCCTCATTGGCAAATGCTGAAGCACCGGTGTACACTTCCACCGCTTCTCTTGGAGAAATTCCTTTGGTCTGGCGGTAGTTTCTGATTCCGGAAATAATCTCTTCCGCAGTTTCGAAGTTCTTAATGATGTCTTCATTAAATGCTTCCGCTTTTTTCTGCTGAGCCACAATTAATGCCTCTTCAATGCTTCTCTCAGAAATAGTCTGCCATAATTCTTCAGTTAAGAAAGGCATAAACGGATGAAGCAATTTCATTAATTCTTCAAAGAAATATATCGTCTTCTGATAAACTTCTTTTGAAATTCCTTCTCCATAATTTGGTTTGATGGCTTCCAGATACCAGCCGCAGAAATCGTCCCAGATTAATTTATAAATTAAATGCAGTGCATCTGAAATTCTGAACTTTTCAAACTGATCATTAATCTCGCCGATAGTTTTATTAAGCTTGTTTTCAAACCATTCAATAGTCTGTGTATCTGCAGCATTCGCCGGTTTGTCTTCATGATTCCACATATTAATCAATCGGAAAGCATTCCAGATTTTTGTTGCAAAATTCCTTCCCTGCAACATCAGGTCTTTATCAAAAAGCAAATCGTTTCCGGCAGCAGAACTTAACAAAATCCCAACCCGCACTCCATCCGCACCAAACTCGGAAATTAATTCAAGCGGATCCGGTGAGTTTCCTAAAGATTTTGACATCTTTCTTCTCTGACTGTCTCTTACAATCCCTGTGAAATAAACATTTTTGAACGGAACTTCCTTTTTATATTCCAATCCTGCCATGATCATTCTGGCTACCCAGAAGAAAATAATATCCGGCCCTGTTACCAGATCAGCCGTTGGGTAGTAATAATTGATATCCTTATTTTCAGAATCCAGAAGTCCATCGAATACAGACATTGGCCACAGCCATGACGAGAACCAGGTGTCAAGAGCATCATCATCCTGTTTAAGATCCGATATGGTAAGGCTCTGGTTTCCTGTTTTTTCTTTGGCCAGGTTTAAGGCTTCCTCGATATTTTTTGCAACTACAAAATCATTCTCTCCCTCACCGTAATAATAGGCAGGGATCTGCTGTCCCCACCATAGCTGGCGGGAAATATTCCAGTCACGGATGTTTTCCATCCAGTGCTTGTAGGTATTTTTGAATTTTTCAGGATAGAATTTGATCTCATCATCCATTACAACATCCAAAGCTGGCTTTGCAATTTCAGACATTTTTAAGAACCACTGAACCGAAACTTTAGGTTCGATAACCGCACCTGTTCTTTCGGATGTTCCTACTTTATTTACATAATCTTCTGCTTTCAGCAAAAGATCTTTTTCCTGTAATTCTTTTGCAATCTGCTTTCTTACCTCAAATCTGTTTTGTCCGGCATAGTGAAGTCCGTACTCATTCAGGTTTCCGTCATCATCTAAAGCATCGATCATTTTTAACTGATGCTTCTGCCCGATCTCATAGTCATTCGTATCGTGAGCAGGGGTAATTTTCAAGGCTCCGGTTCCGAATTCAATGTCCACATATTCATCTTCAATAATAGGAACTATCCTGTTAACGATTGGTACAATTACATTTTTACCTTTCAGATGGGCATATCTTTCGTCATTTGGATTAATACATACCGCGGTATCCCCGAAAATAGTTTCGGGACGTGTAGTAGCTACCGAAAGGAATTCTTCCGAACCTTCAATTTTATATTTCAGGAAATAGAGTTTTCCGTTCTGCTCTTTGAATATTACTTCCTCATCGGAAATATTGGTTTTCGCTTCCGGATCCCAGTTCACCATTCTGTAGCCTCTGTAGATCAATCCTTTGTTATAAAGGTCTACAAAGCTGATGATCACCTGCTCGGAAAGCTTGTCTTCCATGGTAAAGCGCGTTCTGTCCCAGTCACATGAGCAACCCAGCTTTTTCAGCTGTTCAAGAATAGTTCCTCCGTATTTGTGGGTCCAGTCCCAGGCGTGTTTTAAGAATTCTTCACGGGTAATATCTGATTTATTGACTCCTTCAGACTTCAGTTTAGCAACAACTTTGGCTTCAGTGGCAATTGAAGCGTGATCTGTTCCCGGAACCCAGCAGGCATTAAAGCCCTGCATTCTTGCACGGCGGACCAGAACATCCTGAATGGTATTGTTCAACATATGTCCCATGTGTAATATCCCCGTTACGTTGGGCGGAGGAATTACCACAGTATATGGAGGCTTATCATTCGGTTCTGAATGGAAGTATTTGTTCTCCATCCAGTAGCTGTACCACTTCTGTTCTGTTTCCTGTGGATTATACTTTTCTGAAATCTGCATAAATTCTATTTCTTTTGCTTACAACTTGCAAAAATAGGCTAAAGAAAAAAAATTTTAAGTATGAATTAAAATAATTTTTAACTTTGTTTCTCAAAATTTATCTAACAAACATATTAACATTCAAGAATATGAAAAAATTAATTGCAGGAATTGCATTATTTGGAACATTTGCACTGGCTTCTGCACAGACCATCACTTTTGACAAAACTACTTTTGATTACGGTACGATCAAGCCAAGTGCTGACGGTACAAGATTTTTCACAGTAACCAATACTGGTGACAAGCCTTTGATCCTTTCTAATGTAAAACCTTCTTGCGGATGTACAACTCCTGAGTTCAGCCAGGACCCGATCATGCCAGGAAAATCTGCTAAGATCAAAGTAGGATACAACACTACTCTTAACGGACCTTTCAACAAAATGATCGAGGTTTTCTCTAATGACCCAGCTAACAGCAGAAGCGTAATTTACATCAAAGGTAATGTAGATGCTAATGCTCCGGAACCAAAGCCGTTGACTGCTGAAGAACAGAAAGCAGCAGCTAAAGCTGAAAAGAAAGCCGCTAAACTTGCTAAAAAAGCAGCCGCGAAGTAATCTCTACTTTAAAAATAAAAGAACCGTCTTCATTTGGAGGCGGTTTTTTTATTACATTTAAATAAGATATTAGAAATTAGAGGTTAGAAGTTAGATATTAGATTCAGATTTAGAAGTTAATGCAGACTTTCCCTTAATTTTTTAATTTCTGAATCTCTCAATTTTTTAATTTTAAATTCTTCAATCATTAAATATAAAAAAACATGGACACCAATTTCTCAGATGATTTCCTGATCAAAGGAAAATTTTCAATCAAAAAAGTATCAACCGAATATAAAGGAAAACTGACCAAAGAAGAAGGCGGGCAGTTGCTGGTGATGGAGAAAGAAAAACTCCGTGAACTACAGGAAAAGCTTTACGCAGACGGCAGCAAATCCCTGCTTGTGATTCTCCAGGCTATGGATGCTGCAGGAAAGGACAGCCTGATAGAGCATGTTTTCGGAGGGGTAAATCCGCAGGGCTGTAATGTGACCAGCTTTAAAACACCCAGCTCCAGAGAATATTCCCATGATTTCCTGTGGAGGCATTATCTGGCTCTTCCCCAAAAAGGAATGATCGGGATTTTTAACAGGTCCCATTATGAAAGCGTTCTGGTGTGCAAAGTCCACCCTGAATATAACCTCAGCGAAAAAACATGGTCTTCTGTAGAGGATTTTGATGCTGAATTCTGGGAAAATCGATACGAAAGCATCAGGAATTTTGAAAAACATCTGGCACAGAACGGAACCACCATTGTGAAAATATTTCTCAATGTCTCAAAGGACGAGCAAAAGAAAAGATTACTGGACCGGATCAACGAGCAGGAGAAAAACTGGAAATTTTCAACCGGAGATCTTCCTGAGCGGGCATTATTCCCACAATATATGGAAGCGTACGAAACTGCCATCAATGAAACTTCAAAGGATCACGC containing:
- a CDS encoding DUF72 domain-containing protein gives rise to the protein MKFGQVEDPSKIDFTLPKDHSRTKEILNQNTKGLENISIGCAKWNKTDLKGFYPKGTKDELTYYAKQFNSIELNATFYGMPTPEQVEVWKEKTPDHFKFFPKITNTVSHFRRLIDVTEPVTSFASAVMNFDQKLGMAFLQLHDNFKPKDYDRLEKFVKDWPKEVPLAIELRNTEWFTDEEIFNTTCELFEAHNITNIIVDTAGRRDMLHMRLTTPHAFVRYVGANAESDYERLDDWMERLTKWKKEGVQNIYFFVHQNIEKASPLLSAYFIKKMNEEWKTDLHVPQMATDNNGTLF
- a CDS encoding HD domain-containing protein; the protein is MKNTIENTVAFVKEKLEGAEAGHDWYHIERVWKLSKKIAATEDCNQEVVELSALLHDIADPKFHNGDETIAPKIARAFLEEQQISEEVIEKVLFIIKNISFKNRGEAPAELPVELKIVQDADRIDAIGAIGIGRTFNFGGFKNNPMYDPETQPSLNMSKDEYKKSNGSTINHFYEKLLLLKDLMNTAKGKELAQERHDYMLGFLDQFYKEWNVD
- a CDS encoding alpha/beta hydrolase family protein, whose amino-acid sequence is MEKRELITKDHVPLAVHLFRPENSNGKLLLINSATGVKQHVYFSFAQFFSEHGFTVISYDYRGIGLSKPENMKGFRASMRIWGSEDYKTVTQYIKKEFPEYKKYCLGHSVGALILGMNEDSDIFDEFIFVGTQNAFVGNLKFRTKIEAYLGFGIVQPLTTGLLGYFPAQWFGLGEILPKNCAYDWRTLILNRKSTNRLLEKIDDYSKNLTQKVFVIRAEDDVWLTEKGVLSLLNNTYPNLKPSYRLVKTSESDKKEIGHINFFRSYNKKLWNIILNELKDT
- a CDS encoding ribokinase, whose product is MNFSSEQPKIIVVGSSSIDLVLETEKIPQSNETVLAVNSDSYFGGKGANQAVGTARLGASVYFIGCVGMDPLGQQIMRNLVGEGVNVGFVHETDAESTGTAYVTTSHGNAAIVVVPAANKRLSIQHVEDADRYFHSVDLILVQLEVAMEVVEYSIRKAKKYGKKVGLYASPAMRIHEGIIDNVDFIVTKSSELHTVFGEEQREEILKKYFNKVFVRDDTNSTIYFDGTEMKYYRNDKDETVYKMGMGDAFTSGFAIALCHGNSIEDCVKFGNEVSSRVSGGKGSQTGLPRMSDFFS
- a CDS encoding DUF4241 domain-containing protein, whose amino-acid sequence is MTHLENIKKLFSKNFVESPLLESFEVGKLYLSSGKLVACDPLITNDMLPFSTEFPKGNFSVLLHKERESNCVAYAEVIFSNHAVSEWKMAVTEGQDVKDLAEEEVFGYPVESGMGCLMDVDTQNSLNELEKRLYHSKGADFMGIYEEFFHDYFFDEKGAIDQYAFLKPADNHPGTIFAFETGYGEGFYASYIAYDKDHKPVKIITEFIEIS
- a CDS encoding valine--tRNA ligase; its protein translation is MQISEKYNPQETEQKWYSYWMENKYFHSEPNDKPPYTVVIPPPNVTGILHMGHMLNNTIQDVLVRRARMQGFNACWVPGTDHASIATEAKVVAKLKSEGVNKSDITREEFLKHAWDWTHKYGGTILEQLKKLGCSCDWDRTRFTMEDKLSEQVIISFVDLYNKGLIYRGYRMVNWDPEAKTNISDEEVIFKEQNGKLYFLKYKIEGSEEFLSVATTRPETIFGDTAVCINPNDERYAHLKGKNVIVPIVNRIVPIIEDEYVDIEFGTGALKITPAHDTNDYEIGQKHQLKMIDALDDDGNLNEYGLHYAGQNRFEVRKQIAKELQEKDLLLKAEDYVNKVGTSERTGAVIEPKVSVQWFLKMSEIAKPALDVVMDDEIKFYPEKFKNTYKHWMENIRDWNISRQLWWGQQIPAYYYGEGENDFVVAKNIEEALNLAKEKTGNQSLTISDLKQDDDALDTWFSSWLWPMSVFDGLLDSENKDINYYYPTADLVTGPDIIFFWVARMIMAGLEYKKEVPFKNVYFTGIVRDSQRRKMSKSLGNSPDPLELISEFGADGVRVGILLSSAAGNDLLFDKDLMLQGRNFATKIWNAFRLINMWNHEDKPANAADTQTIEWFENKLNKTIGEINDQFEKFRISDALHLIYKLIWDDFCGWYLEAIKPNYGEGISKEVYQKTIYFFEELMKLLHPFMPFLTEELWQTISERSIEEALIVAQQKKAEAFNEDIIKNFETAEEIISGIRNYRQTKGISPREAVEVYTGASAFANEAVIRKLANVAEIHFGEKTDKPSFTFLVGANEVSIPLSENLDLAEEKKKTEEEVAYLKGFLISVEKKLSNEKFVANAKPEVVDAERKKQKDAQDKIAILEEKLKSL
- a CDS encoding DUF1573 domain-containing protein; this translates as MKKLIAGIALFGTFALASAQTITFDKTTFDYGTIKPSADGTRFFTVTNTGDKPLILSNVKPSCGCTTPEFSQDPIMPGKSAKIKVGYNTTLNGPFNKMIEVFSNDPANSRSVIYIKGNVDANAPEPKPLTAEEQKAAAKAEKKAAKLAKKAAAK
- a CDS encoding polyphosphate kinase 2 family protein, which encodes MDTNFSDDFLIKGKFSIKKVSTEYKGKLTKEEGGQLLVMEKEKLRELQEKLYADGSKSLLVILQAMDAAGKDSLIEHVFGGVNPQGCNVTSFKTPSSREYSHDFLWRHYLALPQKGMIGIFNRSHYESVLVCKVHPEYNLSEKTWSSVEDFDAEFWENRYESIRNFEKHLAQNGTTIVKIFLNVSKDEQKKRLLDRINEQEKNWKFSTGDLPERALFPQYMEAYETAINETSKDHAPWYVLPADNKWFARVAAIQIIIDTLEKMDLKYPQLSEKERSGLAEAKKTLESE